One window of Phycisphaeraceae bacterium genomic DNA carries:
- a CDS encoding endonuclease/exonuclease/phosphatase family protein yields the protein MIRIIHWNILHGGGSRRMPEIILNLLAQKPDLILLSEYRTTVGGQIRGVLADHGLEHQRSSLPAAHKNGLMWASRFPLEVPPSPAPATHGLGTRWLEVIVEGHDLHLTGLHIPDDSRPAARAVCWRAIVNHARIQKDKSHIFLGDFNTGRHGLDEEGRTFTCTSQLGAVCTLGYADAFRVFSPRAREWTWKAPLGSRARPASTALSGGFRLDSALVSPPLVSRLARADYIHSVRKTGISDHSAMVVELDTAGSGKQKCVDLMRETAIF from the coding sequence ATGATCCGCATCATCCATTGGAACATTCTGCATGGCGGCGGATCGAGAAGGATGCCCGAGATCATCCTCAACCTGCTCGCCCAGAAGCCGGACCTGATACTGCTCTCTGAATATCGAACGACAGTCGGTGGACAGATTCGAGGGGTTCTCGCCGATCACGGCCTCGAACATCAACGGTCTTCTCTTCCGGCTGCCCACAAGAACGGATTGATGTGGGCTTCGCGCTTTCCGCTTGAGGTGCCGCCGAGCCCAGCTCCGGCGACGCACGGACTCGGCACCCGCTGGCTGGAGGTGATCGTCGAAGGACACGATCTGCACCTGACCGGCCTTCATATTCCGGACGACTCTCGACCGGCGGCACGCGCGGTTTGCTGGCGGGCGATTGTGAATCACGCCCGTATCCAGAAGGATAAATCTCACATTTTTTTGGGAGATTTCAATACCGGGCGTCATGGGCTGGACGAGGAAGGTCGCACGTTCACCTGCACCAGCCAGCTCGGTGCCGTCTGCACGCTCGGGTACGCTGACGCCTTCCGGGTTTTCTCCCCCCGCGCGAGAGAATGGACGTGGAAAGCACCGCTCGGTTCGCGCGCAAGACCTGCAAGCACAGCACTTTCCGGCGGTTTTCGGCTGGATTCCGCGTTGGTGTCTCCCCCACTTGTTTCCCGCCTTGCGCGAGCAGATTACATCCATTCCGTGCGGAAAACGGGCATTTCCGATCACTCCGCCATGGTGGTCGAACTTGACACGGCCGGATCGGGAAAACAAAAATGTGTGGATTTGATGCGGGAAACGGCGATTTTTTGA
- a CDS encoding HU family DNA-binding protein, producing the protein MAKPKPAAVKAPKLVPAPKVRSKGDVYGTIAAHTGLARKQVAGVFDTMSEIIKADLAKGCGMFAVPGMMKITVIKKPATKGGMRPNPFKPGEMMEVKPKPARKVVKVRALRALKAMV; encoded by the coding sequence ATGGCGAAACCGAAACCCGCAGCAGTCAAAGCCCCGAAACTTGTTCCCGCTCCCAAGGTCCGCAGCAAGGGCGATGTGTACGGCACGATCGCCGCTCACACCGGCCTCGCACGCAAACAAGTCGCCGGTGTGTTCGACACGATGAGCGAAATCATCAAAGCCGACCTCGCCAAGGGCTGCGGCATGTTCGCTGTCCCGGGCATGATGAAGATCACCGTGATCAAGAAGCCCGCGACCAAGGGCGGCATGCGCCCCAACCCGTTCAAGCCGGGCGAAATGATGGAAGTGAAGCCGAAGCCGGCCCGCAAGGTCGTGAAGGTTCGCGCGCTGCGCGCCCTGAAGGCAATGGTCTGA
- a CDS encoding pseudouridine-5'-phosphate glycosidase: MGRLALETTILTHGVPRDAALPLARELAAICTKNGAEPALVGVFRGQPIAGMSESQLVEMLNSGEVAKANSANLGALIFQQSHASTTVAATMEIAAGAGIKVFATGGIGGVHQGFAQHLDISADLLALTRFAVAVIASGVKSILDVLATRELLETLGVPVIGFQTSEFPAFYLRESGAGVDARFDDVQSLAGFIRKELERTGRGILIVNPIPKADELDRAQFSGWLDSARSELGDAAKGRQATPALLARLHALSGGKTLEANLALIRSNVEVGSRLAAALGNH, from the coding sequence ATGGGCCGACTGGCACTCGAGACAACGATATTGACCCACGGCGTGCCTCGTGACGCGGCATTGCCGCTCGCGCGCGAACTCGCCGCGATCTGCACGAAAAACGGAGCGGAGCCGGCGCTTGTCGGGGTGTTTCGCGGTCAGCCGATCGCGGGCATGAGCGAGTCACAACTCGTCGAGATGTTGAATTCAGGAGAAGTCGCCAAGGCAAACTCGGCAAACCTCGGCGCGCTGATCTTCCAGCAATCGCATGCTTCGACAACAGTCGCCGCGACGATGGAGATCGCGGCGGGAGCCGGAATCAAAGTCTTTGCGACCGGCGGCATCGGGGGTGTTCACCAGGGATTCGCACAACACCTTGACATCTCCGCCGATCTGCTGGCGTTGACCAGATTTGCGGTGGCCGTGATCGCGAGCGGCGTCAAATCCATCCTGGATGTTCTCGCGACGCGCGAACTTCTGGAAACGCTCGGCGTTCCGGTCATCGGCTTTCAAACGTCCGAGTTTCCCGCGTTCTATTTGAGGGAGTCCGGCGCGGGAGTGGATGCCCGCTTTGACGACGTTCAGAGTCTCGCCGGGTTCATCCGAAAGGAACTCGAGCGAACCGGGCGCGGAATACTGATCGTCAACCCCATTCCGAAAGCGGATGAGTTGGATAGGGCTCAGTTCTCGGGTTGGCTCGATTCGGCACGGTCCGAACTTGGAGACGCTGCCAAGGGCCGCCAAGCGACTCCGGCTTTGCTGGCAAGGCTGCACGCGTTATCGGGGGGAAAGACGCTCGAAGCGAACTTGGCGTTGATCCGTTCGAATGTCGAAGTCGGCTCGCGCCTTGCTGCCGCGTTAGGTAATCACTAA
- a CDS encoding MBL fold metallo-hydrolase → MSARSRLQIQGVPLGPFETNCYVVSEIGSTECFIVDAGFGSAQLAEIVREGKLKPIALVLTHAHLDHIAGARLLRETFPELPIWIHENETQWLLDPELNLSAAAGMPVTAPKCDRGLRDGDQLDLPGGPWKVLHTPGHSPGSVTLWSANHGVAFVGDALFAGSIGRTDFPGCSFQDLSKSIRERLYTLPPETRCFPGHGPQTDIGREMKSNPFVRP, encoded by the coding sequence ATGAGCGCCCGTTCCCGCCTGCAGATTCAGGGGGTGCCCCTCGGACCCTTCGAGACAAACTGCTACGTCGTTTCGGAAATCGGATCGACGGAATGCTTCATTGTGGATGCGGGTTTCGGGAGTGCGCAGCTCGCGGAAATTGTGCGTGAAGGAAAGCTCAAGCCGATTGCGCTTGTTCTGACACACGCTCACCTCGACCACATTGCCGGTGCTCGCCTGCTCCGCGAGACGTTCCCTGAGTTGCCCATCTGGATTCACGAAAACGAAACGCAGTGGCTGCTCGACCCGGAGCTCAACCTAAGCGCCGCGGCCGGAATGCCCGTCACCGCACCCAAGTGCGATCGGGGGCTTCGGGATGGCGATCAACTGGACCTGCCCGGAGGTCCGTGGAAAGTGCTTCACACTCCCGGTCACTCTCCCGGCAGCGTCACGTTGTGGAGCGCCAATCACGGCGTCGCATTCGTCGGCGACGCGCTGTTCGCAGGGTCGATCGGGCGAACAGATTTCCCGGGATGCAGCTTCCAAGATTTGTCGAAGAGCATCCGCGAGCGGTTGTACACACTTCCGCCGGAGACCAGGTGCTTTCCGGGGCACGGGCCGCAAACAGACATCGGACGCGAAATGAAGTCGAACCCGTTTGTTCGTCCGTAA
- a CDS encoding cupin domain-containing protein — MPAAQGVIRNINSVPTNPVQMAGVNGAEMAIMVGREHGAPNFALRHFRVSPGGNTPRHSHDYEHEVFIVDGGGTVLLNGTEQAVRSGDVIYVPANQEHQFKADASAGLRFLCLVPVTRDCGDPTPGA, encoded by the coding sequence ATGCCCGCGGCACAAGGCGTTATCCGAAACATCAACTCTGTTCCGACCAATCCGGTTCAGATGGCGGGAGTCAACGGCGCCGAGATGGCGATCATGGTCGGAAGGGAACACGGTGCGCCGAATTTCGCGCTCCGGCATTTTCGCGTTTCGCCGGGCGGCAACACTCCCCGGCACAGCCACGACTACGAGCATGAAGTCTTCATCGTCGACGGCGGCGGGACGGTCCTTCTCAACGGAACGGAACAGGCGGTTCGTTCCGGCGACGTGATCTATGTCCCGGCAAATCAGGAACACCAGTTCAAAGCGGATGCGAGCGCCGGACTGCGGTTTCTTTGCCTCGTACCCGTCACGCGCGACTGCGGAGACCCGACTCCCGGCGCCTAG
- a CDS encoding signal peptidase II translates to MPASRSITSWALLLGVIVIGLAIDLFSKYWAFATIAGAPVEFTREQALSVSPLSALIPPHRPMVIIPSILNFTLVLNPGAVFGIGAGRTVFFIIVTIVAVAFGLGVFVFATRSRDRLSHIGLGLILAGGLGNLYDRLIYGCVRDFIHPLPKVTWWGTNREVWPYVSNVADLFLLIGIALLLWHAWMGERSAKSRPTGSSI, encoded by the coding sequence GTGCCTGCATCCAGATCTATCACGTCGTGGGCGCTTCTGCTCGGCGTGATTGTGATCGGGCTGGCGATCGATCTGTTCTCAAAGTACTGGGCGTTTGCAACGATCGCCGGGGCGCCCGTGGAATTCACGCGTGAGCAAGCCCTGAGCGTCTCGCCTCTCTCGGCGCTTATTCCTCCCCATCGGCCGATGGTCATCATCCCTTCGATTCTCAATTTCACCCTTGTCTTGAACCCGGGCGCCGTTTTCGGGATCGGGGCGGGAAGAACCGTGTTCTTTATCATCGTGACGATTGTGGCCGTCGCGTTCGGGCTCGGGGTGTTTGTCTTTGCGACGCGCAGCCGGGATCGGTTGTCGCATATCGGCTTGGGGCTGATTCTCGCAGGCGGTCTCGGGAATCTCTACGACCGGCTCATCTATGGCTGCGTGCGCGACTTCATCCACCCGCTGCCCAAGGTGACGTGGTGGGGGACCAATCGCGAAGTGTGGCCCTACGTCTCGAACGTTGCCGACTTGTTTCTCTTGATCGGGATCGCCTTGCTCCTTTGGCACGCGTGGATGGGCGAGCGATCGGCGAAATCTCGCCCGACCGGTTCGAGCATCTAG
- a CDS encoding TraR/DksA C4-type zinc finger protein — translation MAQKSAKSTKAKPAAKSSKPSKPAAAAKKPAPKPAPKTAAKTAKAPSPSAASAANAKKPLRKGITIVTPKPVKKVKAKPSIPSSISNLAGSLFGAGKSRKPLIPSGPALKGSGVPLGYQGGVQHEELPEIKAKSPFDKKQLEHYKAVLIRKRLELVGDVSNMEQEALRGQSGSLSNLPQHIAEQGSDTFDQSLALDLAAADRKLIKEIEDALKRIEEGTYGVCELTGKPIKADRLEELPWARYSIEAARMLERQQMTRP, via the coding sequence GTGGCGCAGAAATCAGCAAAGAGCACCAAAGCCAAACCGGCCGCCAAATCGTCGAAACCTTCGAAACCGGCCGCCGCGGCAAAGAAACCCGCGCCCAAGCCGGCGCCAAAGACCGCGGCAAAAACCGCGAAGGCGCCATCCCCCTCAGCAGCGAGTGCCGCGAACGCCAAAAAGCCGCTGCGCAAGGGAATCACGATCGTCACGCCAAAGCCCGTCAAGAAGGTCAAGGCCAAGCCTTCGATCCCGTCTTCGATTTCCAACCTTGCTGGGAGCTTGTTCGGCGCGGGCAAATCGCGCAAGCCGTTGATCCCTTCGGGGCCGGCGCTCAAGGGATCCGGTGTGCCGCTCGGTTACCAGGGTGGCGTTCAGCATGAAGAGCTGCCCGAAATCAAGGCCAAATCTCCGTTCGACAAAAAGCAGCTCGAACACTACAAGGCGGTGCTCATCCGCAAGCGCCTCGAGCTGGTTGGGGATGTTTCGAATATGGAGCAAGAGGCGCTCCGGGGCCAATCGGGTTCCCTCTCGAATCTTCCGCAGCACATCGCCGAACAGGGAAGCGACACGTTCGATCAATCGCTCGCGCTGGACCTTGCCGCGGCGGACCGCAAGCTGATCAAGGAAATCGAGGATGCTCTCAAACGCATCGAAGAAGGGACATACGGAGTGTGCGAGCTAACCGGAAAGCCGATCAAGGCGGACCGGCTCGAGGAGCTGCCTTGGGCGCGATACTCCATCGAAGCTGCAAGAATGCTCGAGCGGCAGCAGATGACCCGCCCGTAG
- a CDS encoding acetyl-CoA carboxylase carboxyltransferase subunit alpha, giving the protein MATYYQLDFEKPLLELDQKIEEIESRIRVEEPDPAQALGIESLRSQAQTLRAERAGMLTEIYSKLTAWQTVRVARHPLRPQTRDYIDLMARDFGEMHGDRRFGDDPALVCGMCRIGPIKVMLIGHQKGRETSEKIACHFGCAHPEGYRKALLKMQLAEKFGLPIVTLVDTPGAYPGLGAEQRGQAEAIAVNLREMSRLRVPIVSIVIGEGGSGGALGIAVADRVAMLQHAWYSVISPEGCAAILWKEANEQTNTAAAKSLKLTAADNLELGIVDDIIPEPLGGAHRDPRGTANNLAEWIVRELQELKGRSADELVNARYERFRRMGEFLEQAPA; this is encoded by the coding sequence ATGGCAACGTATTACCAGCTCGACTTCGAAAAGCCCCTGCTCGAACTCGACCAGAAAATTGAAGAGATCGAATCGCGGATTCGGGTGGAGGAGCCTGATCCGGCGCAGGCGCTCGGGATCGAATCCCTCCGGTCGCAGGCTCAAACTCTGCGTGCCGAACGGGCGGGAATGCTGACCGAAATCTACTCGAAACTGACCGCGTGGCAGACCGTGCGGGTGGCTCGCCATCCGTTGCGGCCGCAAACTCGCGACTACATCGATCTCATGGCCCGAGATTTCGGTGAGATGCACGGAGACCGGCGCTTCGGCGACGACCCCGCGCTGGTCTGCGGCATGTGCCGCATCGGGCCGATCAAAGTCATGCTCATCGGGCACCAAAAGGGGCGAGAAACCAGCGAAAAGATCGCGTGTCACTTCGGGTGCGCTCACCCGGAGGGGTATCGAAAAGCCCTGCTCAAGATGCAGCTCGCGGAGAAATTCGGGCTGCCCATCGTCACCCTCGTCGATACGCCGGGGGCCTACCCGGGTCTCGGAGCCGAGCAGCGCGGGCAAGCCGAAGCGATTGCCGTCAATCTCCGTGAGATGAGCAGGCTTCGCGTGCCGATCGTCAGCATCGTCATCGGTGAGGGCGGATCGGGCGGCGCACTCGGAATCGCGGTTGCGGACCGCGTCGCGATGCTCCAGCACGCCTGGTACTCGGTGATCAGCCCCGAGGGATGCGCCGCGATTCTTTGGAAGGAAGCCAACGAGCAGACCAATACCGCTGCCGCGAAGAGCCTGAAATTGACCGCGGCCGACAACCTCGAATTGGGAATCGTGGACGACATCATTCCCGAGCCTCTCGGTGGCGCCCATCGCGACCCGCGAGGAACTGCCAACAACCTTGCCGAGTGGATCGTTCGCGAACTTCAGGAACTTAAGGGGCGAAGCGCCGACGAGCTTGTCAACGCCCGTTATGAGCGATTCCGGCGGATGGGAGAGTTCCTCGAACAGGCACCGGCGTAG
- the proC gene encoding pyrroline-5-carboxylate reductase yields MPAPTTPRSASPILASSSWCIIGGGNMAGAIVRGAIASGQIGPDRFVIVEPEESKRLEFGRAGIRVFATASEGARAVEEIESPASSGHFLLAVKPQVFPRVEADLRGLLDSAPRRVVSIMAGLSTSLLQSALGTSARVIRLMPNTPAQIRRGTTAWAPGSSAVAGDEAATIELFETLGMTVRLEERLLDAFTAVAGSGPAYLFYLAESMITAAVREGIEPNAASAIVRSVLAGASELLLTKSEQTPLELRKSVTSKGGTTEAAISVFDSNKVNDILTRAIAEATARGKQLSNEPPNR; encoded by the coding sequence ATGCCCGCCCCAACCACGCCGCGATCCGCTTCGCCGATTCTCGCCAGCTCCTCCTGGTGCATCATCGGGGGTGGGAACATGGCCGGCGCCATCGTGCGTGGGGCGATCGCTTCGGGACAGATCGGTCCCGATCGATTCGTGATCGTTGAACCGGAAGAGTCCAAGCGTCTCGAGTTTGGAAGAGCGGGCATCCGAGTTTTTGCGACGGCGAGTGAGGGCGCACGAGCTGTGGAAGAGATCGAATCGCCCGCTTCGAGCGGACATTTTCTGCTCGCGGTCAAACCGCAGGTCTTTCCGCGAGTCGAAGCCGATCTTCGGGGTCTGCTCGATTCGGCTCCGCGCCGGGTCGTCTCGATCATGGCCGGGCTGTCGACGTCGCTTCTCCAATCTGCGCTTGGGACAAGCGCTCGCGTGATCAGACTGATGCCCAACACTCCGGCGCAAATCCGGCGTGGAACCACGGCGTGGGCCCCCGGGTCGAGCGCGGTCGCGGGTGATGAGGCGGCAACCATTGAGCTGTTTGAAACTCTCGGAATGACAGTTCGGCTCGAAGAGCGTTTGCTCGACGCGTTCACCGCGGTCGCGGGAAGCGGTCCGGCTTACTTGTTCTACTTGGCGGAATCGATGATCACGGCCGCCGTTCGCGAGGGGATCGAACCCAATGCCGCCTCTGCAATCGTTCGATCCGTGCTTGCGGGCGCGTCCGAATTGCTGCTTACCAAGTCCGAGCAAACTCCTCTGGAGCTACGAAAGAGCGTCACCAGCAAGGGCGGAACGACCGAAGCGGCCATCTCGGTTTTTGACTCGAACAAAGTGAATGACATTCTGACGCGTGCGATCGCGGAAGCGACGGCCCGGGGCAAGCAGCTCTCGAACGAACCGCCGAATCGCTAG
- a CDS encoding ABC transporter permease, translating into MMILTQTLAMLVDAYRELNARKMFWITLILSAIVVLAIACVGINERGLTVLWWTFPFDVFNSSIVSPAFFYKLIFIQFGFNVWLAWAATILALVSTASLIPEFVSGGSIDLSLSKPIGRLRLFLTKYSTGLLFVALQVGVFSVASFLVIGIRGDSWEWRIFLAIPLVLLVFSFLYCVCALIGLVTRSTIAALLLTVLFWFVVFILNNAEQSLLLFRLNAEHRVAAIEKKIEPLAASIAKQEETIKRLSESPPDETAEARADRQSHIATAQAALTGLELRRQTNKSSLKEYQESQSLLSRWHTGIFALKTVLPKTAETMGILERELTSLDEVTRLADAQEERRVERRNQRTGEKPDKADDEADRPEGRRGPQGFPPEVTKKHTEIIRSRSVWWVLGTSIAFEAAVLGIACVIFLRRDF; encoded by the coding sequence GTGATGATCCTCACTCAGACTCTGGCGATGCTCGTCGATGCATATCGCGAACTGAACGCGCGGAAGATGTTCTGGATCACGCTGATTCTCTCCGCGATCGTCGTCCTCGCGATCGCGTGCGTCGGCATCAACGAGCGCGGACTCACCGTTCTGTGGTGGACTTTTCCATTCGACGTCTTCAACAGCTCGATCGTTTCTCCCGCGTTCTTCTACAAGCTTATTTTCATTCAGTTCGGTTTCAACGTCTGGCTCGCCTGGGCCGCGACGATTCTCGCGCTGGTCTCGACTGCCTCGCTGATTCCGGAATTCGTCTCGGGCGGCAGCATCGACCTTTCGCTTTCCAAGCCGATCGGGCGTTTGCGTCTTTTCCTGACCAAGTATTCGACCGGACTGCTCTTTGTCGCTTTGCAGGTCGGCGTCTTCTCCGTTGCCAGTTTTCTGGTCATCGGCATCCGCGGTGACTCGTGGGAATGGCGCATCTTTCTCGCGATCCCCCTGGTCCTGCTTGTCTTCAGCTTTCTTTACTGCGTGTGTGCGCTCATCGGGCTCGTCACTCGATCGACGATCGCGGCTCTGCTGCTCACCGTTCTGTTCTGGTTTGTCGTGTTCATCCTGAACAACGCGGAGCAGTCGCTGCTGCTCTTCCGCCTGAATGCCGAACATCGGGTCGCCGCGATCGAAAAGAAAATCGAACCGCTCGCGGCGTCGATCGCGAAACAAGAGGAGACGATCAAGCGGCTCTCTGAGTCACCGCCGGATGAGACCGCCGAAGCACGCGCGGATCGGCAGTCGCACATCGCCACGGCGCAGGCGGCGCTCACCGGACTGGAGCTGCGTCGCCAGACAAACAAGTCAAGCCTGAAGGAATATCAGGAGTCTCAATCGCTTCTCAGTCGCTGGCACACCGGCATTTTCGCGCTTAAAACGGTGCTCCCGAAAACCGCCGAGACCATGGGAATACTCGAGCGCGAGCTGACGTCTCTCGATGAGGTGACGCGACTTGCGGACGCGCAGGAGGAACGGCGGGTCGAACGCCGCAATCAGCGCACGGGCGAGAAGCCAGACAAGGCCGACGACGAAGCCGACCGGCCCGAAGGAAGAAGAGGCCCGCAGGGTTTCCCCCCGGAAGTCACGAAGAAGCACACGGAGATCATCCGATCGCGCTCGGTTTGGTGGGTCCTTGGAACTTCCATCGCCTTTGAAGCCGCGGTGCTCGGAATCGCCTGCGTGATTTTTCTGCGCCGGGATTTCTAG